One Roseburia rectibacter DNA window includes the following coding sequences:
- a CDS encoding carbohydrate ABC transporter permease, translating to MNKVKKFLYSQKAAPYVFILPFVLTVILFWVFPIANGVLLSFQDVLKDKWVGMNNYKRLLSDTYFRKAVWNSFKYMVGTLVLLIPFPMLFASMLNSKLMKAKGFFKSVYFIPALTSVVVVGTIFRLMFGEMDTALANQILNFFGHSSIKWLKGEWTGYFALLLVACWRWTGVNILYFLAGLQNISTDLYEAASIDGATKWQQFKSISVPLVKPTTIYVLTISIYAGLSMFLESYMLWKGNNSPQNIGLTIVGYLYRQGIEKRAMGYACAVGLVLLIIVMIINIIQLALTGTFKKEER from the coding sequence ATGAATAAAGTGAAGAAGTTTTTGTATTCGCAAAAAGCAGCACCTTATGTGTTTATTCTTCCATTTGTTCTGACAGTCATTTTGTTTTGGGTATTCCCGATCGCAAATGGTGTACTGTTAAGTTTTCAGGACGTCCTGAAAGATAAATGGGTTGGAATGAACAACTATAAGAGATTACTCTCTGATACATATTTCAGAAAAGCAGTCTGGAACAGTTTTAAATACATGGTGGGAACACTGGTACTTTTAATTCCGTTTCCAATGTTATTTGCAAGTATGTTAAACAGTAAACTGATGAAGGCGAAGGGATTTTTCAAGTCTGTTTATTTTATCCCGGCACTGACATCTGTTGTCGTTGTAGGTACAATCTTCCGTCTGATGTTTGGTGAGATGGATACGGCACTTGCAAACCAGATTTTAAATTTCTTTGGACATTCTTCCATCAAATGGCTGAAAGGTGAATGGACCGGATACTTTGCACTTCTCCTAGTAGCGTGCTGGCGCTGGACCGGTGTCAATATCCTCTATTTCCTTGCAGGGTTACAGAATATCTCCACGGATCTCTACGAGGCGGCTTCCATCGACGGAGCGACAAAGTGGCAGCAGTTTAAGAGCATTTCAGTACCGCTTGTAAAACCGACTACGATCTATGTATTAACAATTAGTATTTATGCAGGACTTTCCATGTTCCTTGAGTCTTACATGCTGTGGAAAGGTAATAACTCCCCACAGAATATCGGACTTACGATCGTTGGTTATCTGTATCGTCAGGGTATTGAGAAGCGTGCAATGGGATATGCATGTGCAGTTGGTTTAGTACTTCTTATCATTGTTATGATCATTAATATCATCCAGCTTGCATTGACCGGAACATTTAAGAAGGAGGAGAGATAA
- a CDS encoding carbohydrate ABC transporter permease, producing the protein MAAESVGMSQKKKDRAATIGMIIFFSILAILTVLPIYLLVLASFKPGNFLLQYGLNLNLDIPHLTLDNYKLLFTGKHDYWTWFGNSLILTVITVILTLAISAFVAYGFAAYDFKGKNFFFIIVLLILSVPFEVIMLPLYKQISSWGMMDSYVSVVLPFLAHASTIFFFRQYLLGLPKSLIEAGRIDGATEYGIFFKLIVPIMKPAFSAMAILNGMNAWNNYLWPLLVIRSADKYTLTIGLNTLINPYGDNYSLLVVGSVFSIIPIFILFICFQKYFIEGMTAGAVKE; encoded by the coding sequence ATGGCAGCAGAATCTGTTGGAATGAGCCAGAAAAAGAAAGACAGGGCAGCAACCATCGGTATGATCATATTTTTTTCCATCCTTGCGATCCTTACCGTTCTGCCGATCTATCTGTTGGTATTAGCCAGTTTTAAACCGGGAAACTTCCTGCTTCAGTATGGATTAAATCTGAATCTGGATATCCCGCATTTAACACTGGACAATTACAAATTACTTTTTACAGGCAAACATGATTACTGGACATGGTTTGGCAACAGCCTTATCCTAACCGTGATCACTGTAATCCTGACATTGGCGATCAGTGCATTTGTTGCATATGGATTTGCAGCATATGATTTTAAGGGAAAGAACTTTTTCTTTATTATAGTTCTTCTGATCCTCTCTGTACCGTTTGAGGTTATTATGCTCCCTCTTTACAAACAGATTTCAAGCTGGGGCATGATGGACAGTTATGTATCGGTTGTGCTTCCGTTTTTGGCACATGCATCTACGATCTTTTTCTTCCGGCAGTATCTTTTAGGACTGCCCAAATCGTTGATCGAAGCAGGACGTATCGATGGTGCGACAGAGTACGGTATTTTCTTTAAGCTGATCGTACCGATCATGAAACCGGCATTTTCCGCGATGGCGATCTTAAATGGTATGAATGCATGGAACAACTATTTGTGGCCGTTGCTGGTTATCCGTTCTGCCGACAAATATACACTGACCATTGGTCTTAACACACTGATCAATCCGTATGGTGATAACTACAGTCTGTTAGTTGTTGGTTCTGTATTTTCCATCATACCGATATTTATCTTATTTATCTGCTTCCAGAAATACTTTATTGAAGGTATGACAGCAGGTGCGGTAAAAGAGTAA
- the arfA gene encoding arabinosylfuranosidase ArfA, which yields MSRKAKMVLDKEFQIAPIDKRIYGSFIEHLGRAVYEGIYQPGHPSADEDGFRKDVMELVKELDVPIIRYPGGNFVSNFFWEDSVGPVEERPHRLELAWRSLEKNEIGLNEFSKWAKKVNSDVMMAVNLGTRGIADACNLLEYCNHPSGTKYSDLRIKHGVKDPHKIKVWCLGNEMDGPWQIGHKTMEEYGRLAEETAKAMRLIDPDIELVSCGSSNLDMPTFPDWEAVTLSHTYDYVDYISMHQYYGNRDNDSNDFLAQSDDMDTFIRTVIATCDYVKAKKRSKKVMNLSFDEWNVWFHSNAADDDITENHPWQVAPPMLEDIYNFEDALLVGLMLITLMKHADRVKMACLAQLVNVIAPIMTDAAGGAWKQTIFYPFMHASKYGRGIALQPVIASSKHATAKHDEITDVESVAVYNEEKDEVTIFAVNRNLEEDVELTTDVRSFAGYRIKEHIVMENDDLKAVNTLNEQNVYPVAANDRSKLDDGVVTSVLKKATWNVIRLGR from the coding sequence ATGAGTAGAAAAGCAAAAATGGTACTGGATAAAGAATTTCAGATCGCTCCGATCGATAAAAGAATTTACGGTTCTTTTATCGAACACCTTGGAAGAGCGGTTTATGAGGGAATCTATCAGCCGGGACATCCGTCTGCAGACGAGGATGGATTCCGCAAAGATGTGATGGAGCTGGTAAAGGAGCTGGACGTTCCGATCATCCGCTATCCGGGCGGCAACTTTGTGTCAAACTTTTTCTGGGAGGATTCTGTGGGGCCGGTTGAGGAGCGCCCGCACCGTCTGGAACTTGCATGGAGAAGTTTAGAGAAAAATGAAATCGGTTTAAACGAATTTTCCAAATGGGCAAAGAAAGTCAATTCTGATGTCATGATGGCAGTGAACCTTGGAACCCGCGGCATTGCAGATGCCTGCAATCTTTTAGAGTACTGCAATCATCCTTCGGGAACGAAATACAGTGACCTGCGTATCAAACATGGTGTGAAAGATCCGCATAAGATCAAAGTCTGGTGCCTTGGAAATGAGATGGACGGACCATGGCAGATCGGACACAAGACAATGGAAGAGTACGGAAGACTTGCGGAGGAGACCGCAAAAGCAATGCGTCTGATCGATCCGGATATCGAACTGGTATCCTGCGGAAGTTCAAATCTGGATATGCCAACCTTCCCGGACTGGGAGGCTGTTACACTCAGTCATACTTATGATTATGTGGACTATATTTCCATGCATCAGTATTATGGCAACCGTGACAATGACAGCAATGATTTTCTTGCGCAGTCCGATGATATGGATACATTTATCCGTACAGTCATTGCAACCTGTGATTATGTTAAAGCGAAAAAACGCAGCAAAAAAGTTATGAATTTAAGTTTTGATGAATGGAATGTATGGTTCCACTCGAATGCCGCAGATGATGATATTACAGAAAATCATCCATGGCAGGTAGCACCTCCGATGTTAGAGGATATTTATAACTTCGAGGATGCATTGTTAGTCGGACTGATGCTGATCACGCTGATGAAACATGCAGACCGTGTCAAGATGGCATGCCTGGCACAGTTAGTCAATGTTATCGCACCGATTATGACCGATGCGGCAGGCGGAGCATGGAAACAGACGATTTTCTATCCTTTCATGCATGCATCTAAATATGGCAGAGGCATTGCATTGCAGCCGGTGATCGCAAGTTCAAAACATGCAACTGCAAAGCATGACGAGATCACGGACGTGGAATCTGTAGCTGTCTATAATGAAGAAAAGGATGAGGTTACGATCTTTGCAGTAAACCGTAACCTGGAAGAGGATGTAGAGCTTACCACCGATGTGCGCAGCTTTGCGGGATACCGGATCAAAGAGCATATCGTGATGGAAAATGATGACCTGAAAGCAGTAAATACACTGAACGAGCAGAATGTATATCCGGTTGCTGCAAATGACAGAAGTAAACTGGATGATGGTGTTGTTACAAGCGTATTGAAAAAAGCAACCTGGAATGTGATCCGTCTTGGCAGATAA
- the ltrA gene encoding group II intron reverse transcriptase/maturase codes for MDTSSLMEQILSSDNLNRAYLQVVRNKGAEGVDGMKCTELKEHLAKNGEIIKEQLRTRKYKPQPVRRVEIPKPDGGFRNLGVPTVTDRFIQQAIAQVLTPIYEEQFHDHSYGFRPNRCAQQAILTALDMMNEGNDWIVDIDLEKFFDTVNHDKLMTIIGRTIKDGDVISIIRKYLVSGIMIDDEYEDSIVGTPQGGNLSPLLANIMLNELDKEMEKRGLNFVRYADDCIIMVGSEMSANRVMRNISRFIEEKLGLKVNMTKSKVDRPRGLKYLGFGFYFDSRAHQFKAKPHAKSVAKFKRRMKELTCRSWGVSNSYKVEKLNQLIRGWINYFKIGSMKVLCATLDQSIRFRLRMCIWKHWKTPQNRAKNLIKLGVYKKLAYSTAYNGARIAHCCQGGAMNVAVTKERLTRFGLISMLDYYTERCVTC; via the coding sequence ATGGACACAAGTAGTCTAATGGAGCAGATATTATCTAGCGATAACCTCAACAGAGCATATCTGCAGGTCGTACGAAACAAAGGTGCAGAGGGAGTGGACGGAATGAAGTGCACAGAACTTAAGGAACATCTTGCAAAGAACGGCGAAATCATTAAGGAGCAGCTGAGGACAAGAAAGTATAAACCTCAGCCAGTACGGAGAGTGGAGATACCAAAACCCGATGGCGGTTTCAGAAACCTGGGAGTGCCAACAGTAACAGACAGATTTATACAACAAGCTATTGCACAGGTCTTAACACCAATCTATGAGGAGCAGTTCCATGATCATAGTTATGGATTCAGACCGAACAGATGTGCACAACAGGCAATCCTGACAGCACTTGATATGATGAACGAGGGCAACGACTGGATTGTAGACATTGACTTGGAAAAGTTCTTTGACACAGTAAACCATGACAAGCTTATGACCATCATAGGCAGAACTATAAAAGATGGAGATGTTATCTCTATCATTAGGAAATATCTTGTCAGTGGAATCATGATTGATGATGAGTATGAGGATTCTATTGTGGGAACACCACAAGGAGGAAATCTTTCACCATTACTGGCAAATATCATGCTGAATGAACTTGATAAGGAAATGGAAAAGAGAGGGCTTAACTTTGTACGATACGCGGATGACTGTATTATTATGGTCGGAAGCGAAATGTCTGCCAATCGTGTAATGAGAAACATATCTCGTTTTATTGAAGAGAAACTAGGACTCAAAGTTAACATGACCAAGAGCAAAGTAGATAGACCAAGAGGATTGAAATATCTGGGTTTCGGATTCTACTTTGATTCAAGAGCACACCAATTTAAGGCAAAACCACATGCAAAATCAGTAGCAAAGTTCAAGAGGCGAATGAAAGAACTCACTTGTCGTAGCTGGGGCGTTAGTAACAGCTATAAGGTTGAGAAACTTAATCAGCTTATCAGAGGGTGGATTAACTACTTTAAAATAGGTAGTATGAAGGTGTTATGTGCCACGCTCGACCAAAGCATAAGATTTCGATTGCGCATGTGTATATGGAAACATTGGAAAACTCCACAGAATCGCGCGAAGAACTTAATAAAGCTAGGGGTATATAAGAAACTAGCGTACTCAACGGCTTATAATGGTGCGAGAATCGCACACTGCTGTCAAGGCGGTGCCATGAATGTAGCCGTTACAAAAGAAAGACTAACCCGTTTTGGATTAATCTCAATGTTAGATTACTACACCGAAAGGTGTGTTACTTGTTAA
- a CDS encoding TetR-like C-terminal domain-containing protein produces MSNTTKRALEASLKKLLLQKPLDKITIQDLTTDCGISRMAFYYHFKDIYDLVEWACVEDGKRALQGKRTYNSWQEGLEQIFKAVLENKPFIMNVYRSVSKEQIESYLYKLTFELIEGVVNEKAEGTGLPEEDKRFIADFYKYGFVGVMLDWIKDGMQEDYSTIVKKMSLTLHGNISNSIGNFLDEV; encoded by the coding sequence ATGAGTAATACAACCAAAAGAGCATTAGAGGCATCCTTAAAAAAATTACTTTTACAGAAACCATTAGATAAAATTACGATCCAGGATCTGACCACGGACTGTGGAATCAGCCGTATGGCATTTTATTACCATTTTAAAGATATCTATGATCTGGTTGAATGGGCATGCGTGGAGGACGGAAAGCGGGCGCTGCAGGGAAAACGAACCTACAATTCCTGGCAGGAAGGGTTAGAGCAGATTTTTAAGGCAGTGCTGGAAAATAAACCGTTTATCATGAATGTATACCGTTCGGTCAGCAAGGAACAGATTGAAAGTTATCTTTATAAGCTGACGTTTGAACTGATCGAGGGTGTGGTAAATGAGAAGGCGGAAGGAACCGGTCTCCCGGAGGAAGATAAACGTTTTATTGCAGATTTTTACAAGTATGGTTTTGTCGGTGTGATGTTAGACTGGATCAAAGACGGTATGCAGGAAGACTACAGCACGATCGTCAAAAAAATGAGTCTGACACTGCACGGAAATATCAGTAATTCGATTGGAAATTTTTTAGATGAAGTGTGA
- a CDS encoding oleate hydratase gives MSNKNKTIALASLIAAGAGVAAVAASNSHKQAKAKKIAEKQQAESGTPYRNTERGKYEKNSKGIYYTNGNYEAFAHPKKPEGVDEKNAYIVGSGLASLAAACFLVRDGQMPGDHIHILEAMDIAGGACDGIFDPSRGYVMRGGREMENHFECLWDLFRSIPSIETPGVSVLDEYYWLNKEDPNYSLCRATENRGEDAHTDGRFNLSQKGCMEIMKLFMTKDEDLYDKTIEDVFDDEVFDSTFWLYWRTMFAFENWHSALEMKLYFQRFIHHIAGLPDFSALKFTKYNQYESLILPMQKYLEAAGVDFQFNTEVTNVIFDIKGDKKVATAIECKVKGVESGIVLTENDLVFVTNGSCTEGTIYGDQNHAPNGDAEVRNSGCWNLWKNIAKQDPSFGRPEKFCSDVAKTNWESATVTTLDDKILPYITNICKRDPKSGKVVTGGIVSCKDSSWLLSWTINRQGQFKDQDKDKVCVWVYGLFTDVPGDYVKKPMKECTGKEITEEWLYHMGVPTDQIEELAEHSAVCVPTMMPYITAFFMPRTKGDRPDVIPDGCVNFAFLGQFAETPRDTVFTTEYSVRTAMEAVYGLLGVDRGVPEVWGSVYDIRELLDSSVKLMDGKSPLEIQLPGPLNALKKPLIRLVKGTVVEKVLRDHNVLKDEMLA, from the coding sequence ATGTCAAATAAAAATAAAACCATCGCGTTAGCATCTTTGATTGCAGCAGGAGCCGGTGTGGCAGCAGTTGCGGCAAGCAACAGCCACAAACAGGCAAAGGCAAAGAAAATCGCCGAAAAACAGCAGGCAGAGAGTGGAACACCATACCGCAATACAGAGCGTGGAAAATACGAGAAAAACAGCAAAGGTATTTATTATACCAACGGTAACTACGAGGCATTTGCACATCCGAAAAAACCGGAAGGTGTCGATGAGAAAAACGCTTACATCGTAGGAAGCGGTCTTGCATCTTTAGCAGCAGCATGTTTTCTGGTCCGTGACGGACAGATGCCGGGCGATCATATCCATATTTTAGAGGCAATGGATATTGCCGGCGGTGCATGTGATGGTATTTTTGATCCGTCCAGAGGATATGTAATGCGCGGCGGTCGTGAGATGGAGAACCATTTTGAGTGTCTGTGGGATCTCTTCCGCAGTATTCCTTCGATTGAGACGCCTGGTGTATCTGTCCTGGATGAATATTACTGGCTGAACAAAGAAGATCCGAACTATTCTCTGTGCCGTGCAACTGAAAACCGTGGCGAGGATGCACATACAGATGGAAGATTCAATTTAAGCCAGAAAGGCTGTATGGAGATCATGAAACTTTTCATGACCAAAGACGAGGATCTCTACGACAAGACGATCGAGGATGTCTTTGATGATGAAGTGTTTGATTCTACTTTCTGGCTGTACTGGAGAACCATGTTTGCATTTGAAAACTGGCACAGCGCATTGGAGATGAAACTTTATTTCCAGAGATTCATCCATCATATCGCAGGTCTCCCAGATTTCAGTGCATTGAAATTTACCAAATACAATCAGTATGAATCATTGATCCTGCCAATGCAGAAATATCTGGAAGCAGCAGGGGTTGATTTCCAGTTTAATACGGAAGTTACCAACGTGATCTTTGATATCAAAGGTGACAAAAAAGTAGCTACAGCGATCGAGTGTAAGGTAAAAGGTGTTGAGAGCGGTATTGTCCTGACAGAAAATGATCTTGTATTTGTGACAAACGGAAGCTGCACCGAAGGCACGATTTATGGTGATCAGAACCATGCGCCGAACGGAGATGCAGAAGTCCGCAACAGTGGCTGCTGGAATTTATGGAAAAACATTGCAAAACAGGATCCGTCGTTTGGACGCCCGGAGAAATTTTGTTCCGATGTTGCCAAGACAAACTGGGAGTCTGCAACGGTAACTACGCTGGATGATAAGATCCTGCCATATATCACGAATATCTGTAAGAGAGATCCAAAGAGTGGCAAAGTTGTAACCGGTGGTATCGTAAGCTGCAAGGATTCGAGCTGGCTGTTAAGCTGGACGATCAACAGACAGGGACAGTTCAAGGATCAGGATAAAGATAAAGTCTGCGTATGGGTATACGGATTGTTTACCGATGTACCGGGTGATTATGTAAAGAAACCTATGAAAGAGTGTACCGGTAAAGAGATCACGGAAGAGTGGCTGTATCATATGGGTGTACCGACGGATCAGATCGAAGAACTTGCAGAGCACAGCGCTGTCTGCGTACCGACTATGATGCCATACATCACAGCATTCTTTATGCCAAGAACCAAAGGTGACCGCCCGGATGTTATCCCGGATGGATGTGTAAACTTTGCATTCTTAGGACAGTTTGCAGAGACACCGAGAGATACTGTATTTACCACAGAGTACTCTGTCAGAACTGCAATGGAGGCTGTATACGGACTGCTTGGCGTAGATCGTGGTGTACCTGAGGTATGGGGAAGCGTATATGATATCCGTGAACTCTTAGACAGCAGTGTCAAACTCATGGATGGCAAATCCCCATTAGAGATCCAGCTTCCTGGACCGCTTAATGCATTAAAGAAACCGCTGATCCGTCTTGTAAAGGGTACTGTGGTTGAGAAAGTGCTGCGGGATCATAATGTATTAAAAGATGAAATGTTAGCATAA
- a CDS encoding GNAT family N-acetyltransferase, with protein sequence MNSIIRPMTPKDKNSVLEMMRVFYTSPAVFTNGSDDIFRNDIENCINDCPYLEGYIFEVSGEIQGYGMIAKSFSTEFGRPCMWIEDIYIKESCRGTGIGSKFIDYIGKKYPDAILRLEVEEENNRAIKVYEKNGFSFLPYMEMKK encoded by the coding sequence ATGAACAGTATCATAAGACCTATGACACCTAAAGACAAAAACAGTGTTCTTGAAATGATGCGTGTATTTTACACATCACCGGCAGTTTTTACAAACGGTTCCGACGACATTTTCCGGAATGATATCGAAAACTGTATCAATGACTGTCCTTATCTGGAAGGATATATTTTTGAAGTATCCGGCGAAATCCAGGGATATGGCATGATCGCCAAAAGTTTTTCCACAGAATTTGGCAGACCATGTATGTGGATTGAGGATATTTATATCAAAGAATCCTGCCGTGGAACCGGTATCGGAAGCAAATTTATTGATTATATCGGGAAAAAATACCCGGATGCCATCCTCAGACTGGAAGTAGAGGAAGAAAATAACAGAGCCATCAAAGTCTATGAAAAAAATGGTTTTTCCTTTTTACCTTATATGGAAATGAAAAAATAA
- the aroE gene encoding shikimate dehydrogenase produces the protein MEKRISGHTGLLALIGSPVGHSGSPAMYNYSFEKLGLDYAYVAFDIKEDKVKDAIAAMKTFNMRGCNVTMPDKVEAAKYMDELSPAAQIIGAVNTIVNDNGKLTGHITDGEGFVHNLRDHGIEIKGKKITVAGGGGAATAIQVQCALDGAREISIFNIKDAFFERTLQTAEKIKKAVPECVVNVYDIADTAKMTEEIQSSDIFANATIVGMKPMDDQSVVKDLSAFRPGLVVADAVYNPEETKLLREAKEAGCTCVGGKGMLLWQGVAAFKLYTGQDMPVDDVKKLFFS, from the coding sequence ATGGAAAAGCGTATTTCAGGCCACACAGGTCTTTTAGCATTGATCGGTTCACCGGTTGGTCATTCAGGATCACCGGCGATGTACAATTACAGCTTTGAGAAGCTGGGATTAGATTATGCTTATGTGGCTTTTGATATAAAGGAAGATAAAGTAAAGGATGCAATCGCTGCAATGAAGACTTTCAATATGCGTGGCTGCAATGTTACCATGCCGGATAAGGTTGAGGCTGCAAAATACATGGATGAATTGTCACCGGCAGCACAGATCATTGGTGCGGTCAATACGATCGTCAATGATAACGGAAAACTGACCGGTCATATCACAGACGGCGAAGGTTTTGTACATAATTTAAGAGATCACGGTATCGAGATCAAAGGCAAAAAGATCACGGTAGCCGGAGGTGGTGGTGCCGCAACAGCGATTCAGGTACAGTGTGCCTTAGATGGTGCGAGAGAAATCTCTATTTTCAATATCAAGGATGCATTTTTTGAGAGAACACTGCAGACTGCAGAGAAGATCAAAAAAGCAGTGCCGGAGTGTGTGGTAAATGTATATGATATTGCAGATACCGCAAAGATGACAGAGGAGATCCAGTCGAGTGATATTTTTGCAAATGCTACGATCGTTGGAATGAAGCCGATGGATGACCAGAGCGTTGTAAAAGATCTGTCTGCATTCCGTCCGGGACTTGTTGTTGCAGATGCTGTATATAACCCGGAAGAGACAAAACTTTTAAGAGAAGCAAAAGAAGCAGGATGCACCTGTGTTGGTGGAAAAGGAATGCTATTGTGGCAGGGGGTTGCTGCATTCAAACTTTACACCGGACAGGATATGCCGGTCGATGATGTGAAGAAGTTATTCTTCAGCTAA
- a CDS encoding NAD(P)/FAD-dependent oxidoreductase → MKSKYPHIFEPMTIRRMTVKNRIVMTPMGTNYGEQNGEMSFLHINYYEQRAKGGTGLLIVENASVDSPQGSNGTTQLRIDLDNYIPRLFKLCENVHKHGACIAIQLNHAGASAMSSRIGMQPVSASDVPSKAGGEIPRPLEKDEIMHIVKKYGEAAKRAQICGFDAVEIHAGHSYLISQFLSPTTNKRTDEFGGSPENRARFAKLVIEEVRKQVGPFFPIFVRISADEMVEGGNTLEDTLEYLQYFEKEVDVFDVSCGLNGSIQYQIDANYLPDGWRSYMAKAVKEKYGKPCMTVGNIRDPKVAEDILAKGDADFIGMGRGLIADPEWVNKVEFGKECDIRKCISCNIGCAGHRIGLNQPIRCTVNPAVNSGEDYMKHKINKPCNVVVIGGGTAGLEAACTAAEVGCTTFLIEKKAELGGLASVISKIPDKKRLADFPNYMIHRASKLHNLFIFKNTSATPELVKSLNPDIIVNATGSVPTLPPITGLHDLVDKDNSNVATVLKMIDRINEYPEKMDGKKVAIIGGGAVGLDVMEFFTERGSDVTMVEMLPMIGNGLDPVTKCDTNAKMAKYNVKQMTNTALQEVQNDRFIVKNPQGEIEEIPFDYGFICLGMRANNPILDQLEETFADTNVEIVNIGDSKRARRIIEGTEEGRNILNVLAKHDYL, encoded by the coding sequence ATGAAAAGCAAATACCCTCATATTTTTGAACCAATGACCATCCGTCGTATGACCGTAAAAAACAGAATCGTTATGACACCAATGGGAACAAACTATGGTGAGCAGAACGGAGAAATGAGTTTCCTTCATATTAATTACTATGAGCAGCGTGCAAAAGGCGGTACTGGTCTTTTGATCGTGGAAAACGCAAGTGTTGATTCCCCTCAGGGTTCTAACGGTACTACACAGCTTCGTATCGATTTAGACAACTATATCCCGCGTCTTTTCAAATTATGTGAAAACGTACACAAACACGGTGCATGCATCGCTATCCAGTTAAACCATGCAGGTGCTTCTGCAATGTCTTCCCGTATCGGAATGCAGCCGGTTTCTGCTTCTGATGTACCTTCTAAAGCAGGCGGAGAGATTCCTCGTCCATTAGAGAAAGACGAGATCATGCATATTGTAAAAAAATACGGTGAAGCTGCAAAACGTGCACAGATCTGTGGATTCGATGCAGTTGAGATCCATGCAGGACACTCTTACCTGATCAGCCAGTTTCTTTCTCCTACTACCAATAAGAGAACAGACGAATTTGGCGGTTCTCCGGAAAACCGTGCAAGATTTGCCAAACTGGTTATCGAGGAAGTTCGTAAACAGGTCGGACCTTTCTTCCCGATCTTCGTTCGTATCAGTGCTGACGAGATGGTAGAAGGTGGAAATACTTTAGAGGATACCTTAGAGTATTTACAGTACTTTGAAAAAGAAGTCGATGTATTTGACGTTTCCTGTGGTCTGAATGGTTCCATCCAGTACCAGATCGATGCAAACTATTTACCGGACGGATGGCGTTCTTACATGGCAAAAGCTGTAAAAGAAAAATATGGCAAACCATGTATGACCGTTGGTAACATCCGTGATCCGAAAGTTGCTGAGGATATCTTAGCAAAAGGTGATGCTGATTTCATCGGAATGGGTCGTGGACTGATCGCAGATCCGGAATGGGTAAACAAAGTTGAGTTTGGAAAAGAATGTGATATCCGCAAATGTATTTCCTGTAATATCGGATGTGCAGGACATCGTATCGGATTAAATCAGCCGATCCGTTGTACTGTAAACCCGGCAGTCAACTCAGGCGAAGATTACATGAAGCATAAGATCAACAAACCTTGCAACGTCGTAGTCATCGGTGGCGGTACCGCAGGTTTAGAGGCAGCCTGCACTGCAGCCGAAGTCGGATGTACCACTTTCTTAATCGAGAAAAAAGCAGAGCTTGGCGGACTTGCTTCCGTAATCTCCAAGATTCCGGACAAGAAACGTTTAGCTGACTTCCCGAACTATATGATTCACCGTGCAAGCAAACTTCACAACTTATTCATCTTCAAAAATACAAGTGCTACACCAGAATTAGTAAAGAGCTTGAACCCGGATATCATCGTAAATGCAACAGGTTCTGTACCTACATTACCACCGATCACCGGTCTGCATGACCTTGTTGACAAAGATAACAGCAACGTTGCTACTGTATTAAAGATGATCGACCGCATCAATGAATATCCTGAAAAAATGGATGGCAAAAAAGTTGCGATCATCGGTGGTGGTGCCGTAGGTCTTGACGTAATGGAATTCTTTACCGAGCGCGGTTCTGATGTAACCATGGTAGAGATGCTTCCAATGATCGGAAATGGTCTTGATCCGGTTACAAAATGCGATACCAACGCTAAGATGGCAAAATACAATGTAAAACAAATGACAAATACTGCACTGCAGGAAGTTCAGAACGATCGCTTTATCGTTAAAAACCCACAGGGTGAGATCGAGGAAATTCCATTTGATTATGGATTCATCTGCCTTGGTATGAGAGCAAACAACCCGATCTTAGATCAGTTGGAGGAGACTTTCGCTGATACTAACGTAGAGATCGTAAATATCGGTGACAGTAAACGTGCAAGAAGAATCATTGAAGGTACTGAAGAAGGACGTAATATCTTAAATGTACTTGCAAAACATGATTATCTGTAA